The following coding sequences are from one Bradyrhizobium sp. 200 window:
- the tig gene encoding trigger factor — protein sequence MQVTETLAEGLKHEFKISVPASDLDAKADAKLVDLKDKVKLNGFRPGKVPVSHLKKVYGRSVMAETIDQTIRDTNTQIFTDRGFRLATEPKITMPTEQKEVEELLAGKTDLTYTVAIEVVPTIQLADFKTFSVEKPVVEVTDAEVDEAIKRIADQNRPYAAKAEGAKAETGDRVTISFKGSINGELFDGGTGEGIPVVIGTGQFIPGFEEQLVGIGAGETRTLKVSFPKNYASEKLAGQPAEFETTATLIEAPGETTIDDEFAKTLGLESLDKLKEAARERLVAEFAGATRQRVKRALLDRLDDSHKFEAPPSLIEEEFSLMWNSIKAEMESSGKTFADEDTTEEAAKEEYKKIADRRVRLGLVLSEIGEKNKITVTDDEVSRAVIERARSMPGREKEVWDYYRSNANALAQLRAPIYEDKVVDFILELAIVTEKKVSREDLFKDDEAEKSAA from the coding sequence ATGCAGGTCACCGAAACCCTCGCCGAGGGATTGAAGCACGAGTTCAAGATCAGCGTTCCCGCATCGGATCTCGATGCCAAGGCGGACGCCAAGCTGGTCGACCTCAAGGACAAGGTTAAACTCAATGGCTTCCGTCCCGGCAAGGTGCCGGTGAGCCACCTGAAGAAGGTGTATGGCCGCTCTGTCATGGCCGAGACCATCGACCAGACCATCCGCGACACCAACACGCAGATCTTCACCGACCGCGGTTTCCGCCTCGCGACCGAGCCGAAGATCACGATGCCGACCGAGCAGAAAGAGGTCGAGGAGCTGCTCGCCGGCAAGACCGATCTGACCTACACGGTTGCGATCGAGGTGGTGCCGACGATCCAACTCGCCGATTTCAAGACCTTCTCGGTGGAGAAGCCGGTGGTCGAAGTTACCGATGCCGAGGTCGATGAGGCCATCAAGCGCATCGCCGACCAGAACCGTCCCTATGCGGCGAAGGCCGAGGGCGCCAAGGCCGAGACCGGCGATCGCGTCACCATCAGCTTCAAGGGCTCTATCAACGGCGAGTTGTTCGACGGCGGCACCGGCGAGGGCATCCCGGTCGTGATCGGCACCGGACAATTCATTCCGGGTTTTGAAGAACAGCTCGTCGGCATCGGGGCAGGCGAGACCCGGACGCTGAAAGTGTCGTTCCCGAAGAACTACGCCAGCGAGAAGCTCGCCGGCCAGCCGGCCGAGTTCGAGACCACGGCAACCCTGATCGAAGCGCCCGGTGAGACCACGATCGATGACGAGTTTGCAAAAACGCTCGGTCTGGAATCGCTCGATAAGCTGAAGGAGGCCGCGCGCGAGCGTCTGGTCGCCGAGTTCGCAGGGGCCACGCGCCAGCGCGTCAAGCGGGCGCTGCTCGATCGTCTCGACGACAGCCACAAATTCGAGGCGCCGCCGTCGCTGATCGAGGAAGAGTTCAGCCTGATGTGGAACTCGATCAAAGCCGAGATGGAATCCTCGGGCAAAACGTTCGCCGACGAGGACACCACCGAGGAGGCGGCGAAGGAAGAGTACAAGAAGATCGCCGACCGCCGCGTCCGGCTGGGACTGGTGTTGTCGGAGATCGGCGAGAAGAACAAGATCACCGTGACCGACGACGAAGTCAGCCGCGCGGTGATCGAGCGCGCGCGTTCGATGCCCGGCCGCGAGAAGGAAGTCTGGGACTACTATCGCAGCAATGCCAATGCGCTGGCCCAGCTTCGTGCGCCGATTTATGAAGACAAGGTGGTCGATTTCATCCTCGAACTCGCCATCGTGACCGAGAAGAAGGTTTCGCGCGAGGACCTGTTCAAGGACGACGAGGCCGAGAAGAGTGCGGCCTGA